The DNA window TTTCTTCCCCTCTCCTCATTCCCTCTATCCGCCATTCCGTAGCAGAGAACGGCTCTCATTCCCAGCTCTATAGCAGCTTCAGCCACTTTGTCCATGTGGATGTACAAATCGGAAAAGCAAGCTATCCCCCTCTTAAACATCTCAACTATGGCGAGCTTTGTTCCCCAGTAAACGTCGTCTTCGCTCAACTTCCTTTCCGCTTTCCAGATCTTCTTTTCGAGCCAGTCCTTTAGCTGCATGTCCTCAGCCAATCCTCTCAGCGTGATCATCGCAGCATGGGTGTGAGCGTTGAAAAAAGCCGGAACGCAGAGGAGATCCGGAGAATTAAATTCCACATCACCTTTAACGTTCTCTTTTCCAACGTAAGCGATCTTCTCCCCTTTTATCCCCACGCTCGCCCTTAAAAACTCGCCGTTGATGAAGCATAGAGCGTCGTTTATCGCTATGTCGAACATCAGTACCACTCCATGCTCCTCATGCTTATCTCCCTCTTCTTCTTCTCCATGAATCTCTGCACAGTTGAGTGCTGCGCTCCCTCTATAAGCATGTTTATAGCTTCCCTCGCAGCTGCTACGTTTTCGAAGGGACCTATTATAGATATGTACTTGTCGTAAACGCTCACGTGAACGTTCAGAGTTTCCTCGATTATTTTTCTGAACTTTCCCTCTTTACCGATCACTCTTCCTTTCACCCTTTCCAGCTCCTTTTGGGATAAATCACTTAGATCTATGGATTCGAAAACGTAAAAATCGTCTTCGAGAAGTTTCATAGCTATTTCCGGGTTAAATCCTTTCGCTATCGCCTCAACGACACTCTTAGCTTTGAGAAAACCTATCGCATCTTCACCTCTTATAATTTTCACGTCGCCGGTTTTGCTGTTTATCTTTATTTTACACCCGGTTTTTTCTTCGATCCTTTTCTTTATCTCTCCCTCCTTGCCTATGAGAACGCCTACTCTGTCCTCTGGAATTCTTATTTCAACCTCTTGCTGCATTTCATTCACCTCTAATCTCGGAAAGAATCTCCTCAATGCTGCACTTCACGTTAAATTTCGAAAAGAACCTTAAAAGGTTTTTCACATCCCTTTCCAAGTAAGAATTCGCATAGGGGTGATCCACAAGAACAGCCTGCCCCATGTCGATGAGATACGGTTCATCTTTATGCAGCATGATGTTGTACTCGCTAACGTCAGCATGAACGAGTTCGGCATCCCTATACAACTTCTTTAAATTTTCAACTATTTTCCAGAAAAACTCTTCCACGTCAACGAGATCGATCAAACTTTTTCCTATCTCAACGAGAGTCGGAGAAGCTTTTTCATCTTCTCCTAAAAACTCCATAAGAAGGACGTTTTTCATGTAAGCGTAAGGCTGCGGAACGTTTACTCCGGCTTCGAAAGCCCTCTCTAAATTTCTGAATTCCTTCTCAACCCAGATGAAAATCAGCTCTTTTCTCGAAACTCTTCTCATGTCAAACCTTTTATCGCCGAAGAGGTATTCGTCCATTTTGTAAAATTCAGAAGTCTCGATTCTGTAGATCTTCACAGCTAAAGGAACTTCTTTACCATCAACAACTCCGTCCGCATAAAAAACGTTAGCCTCTTTTCCCGTGCTTATTACTCCTCCGAGCGCTTTTATGTAGCCTTTAGCCGAGAGCTTGTACAGCGTTTTCAGAGTTCTTCCGTCAAGTACTTCCTCGTATATCTTCCTTTCCTCGCTGTCCTTCTCTTTTATTCTCAGAGCGTCAAGGTACTTGTCGAGCTCCCTGAGCTTTTTATCTTTCATTTTCAGAACTTGAGATAACCATGCTCCTCAAGCCACTCAACCTGAGGATTCGTATATCTCCAGATTATGTCCGCTCTATCGTTCTGGAAAGGCCATGGAACGACTATGACGACATCTCCCTCTTTTATCCATATTCGCTTTCTCAGCTTTCCGGGGATTCTTGCAAGCCTCTCCTTTCCGTCTTCGCATCTCACTTTCACGTGTCCAGCTCCGAGCATCGACTCCACTATAGCAAACATCTCGCCTTTGCTTCTATCGGGAAGCCTTACTCTAATTACTTCCTCCTCTCCCAACTCACCACCCCATTTCTTTCAATTTTCTTCTCGTCTTTTCGAGAATCTTGTTTAAATAAGTTGCTGCAGCATTTTTCAGATCGAGTGGATGCAAATTGCCTTCGACGTAATCTTTAGCGAGTTCCTCGAAGCTCGAATACTCCACATCTCCTCCGTACTTCGCATCCCTCTCCACGACAACTTTTTCGAACCTCGGAAAGATGTGATACTTCATTATCTCGATAACGGGATTCCCCTCTATCTGCTTCGGAGGACAGAAAGCCTTCTTTATCTTTCTGTAAACCTCCTCTTCGCTGTCTCTCACGGAAATATAGTTGCCCTTTGAAGAGCTCATCTTTTCTCCGTCCAAACCAACGAGAATTGGCGTATGCAAACAAATCGGACTTCTGTATCCAAGCCTCGGCAAATTCTCTCTGGCGAGCATGTGTATTTTCCTCTGATCTATTCCGCCAACAGCCAAATCGATTCTCAGATGAGCTATGTCCAAAGCCTGCATTAAAGGATAGATCATCTGCGAAACCATCGGATCTTCTTTTCTTCTGCTGACCTCATCCATGCTTCTCCTCGCTCTGTTAACTGTCGTGATCCTCGCCATCTTGAGAACGTCGAGAACGTAATCCCTCGAAAGCTGAAACTCGCTTCCGAGAACGAACTCAGTTTTGCTTTCGTCCAAACCCAAAGCAACGAAAGCCGCTTTATTATATTCGGCTATTTTTCTTATCTCCTCAAAATCCCCCTTCTCGTTAAGATAAGCGTGAACGTCAGCCAACAAAACCACGACATCAAATCCGGCATCCTGCAAATCGAGGAGCTTGTTTACAGTCATCATATGACCGAGATGTATTTCCCCGCTCGGCTCGTATCCAACGTAAGCTCTCGGCTTATCTTTCGTTTCGAGCAGCTCTTTAAGCTCCTCCTCAGTAACTATTTCCTCGGCATTTCTCTTCACGAGTTCGATTCTACTCTGAATGTCCATATGAAAAGAAAAGTTTGGCTGAATTTAAACTTTCTCGAACTCGGCAACGAGCGGAACGTGATCGCTCGGTTTTTCCGTAGTTCTATACTCCAACAGCACGTAACAGTCTTTAGACTTCTCCGCAAGCTTTTCAGTTGCTAAGATGTGATCGACTCTCCACCCCAGCCCTCTTTTAACCGCATCTCTCACCCTATAATCGTAAAACGTGTATATTCTCTCCTTTGGGTGATGCTTTCTGAGGACGTCCACGAAACCAAGCTGAACGATTTCCTTAAACGCTTTTTTCACATCCTCATGGAAGCAGACGTGATTTCTGAGCTTGTCGGGACTGTGAACGTCGATGTCCTCGGGAGCGACATTCATATCTCCGCACAGCAAATAGTATCCCTTGAAATCTACGAATTCCGATAGAAATTCCTTGAGCTTTTTGAAAAACTCCAGCTTGTATCTATAGTATTCGCTTTCTATGCTCTGCCCCTGAGGAGCGTAGACGTTTATCACCCAAAGCTTTCCGAATCTTGCAGCGATAACTCTATCTTTTTCTCCGTTAATCCCGGAAAAATACTCGTCAGGCTCGAATTTCGAGGCTATAGCAACTCCGTTTCTCGCTTTCCCTCCAGAAAAAACGACGTGATATCCTTTTAAATGAAAGTCCGCTTCTGGAAACTTTCTGTCCTCAACCTTCGTTTCTTGCATGCAGAGGATATCTACTTTCTCCATCAGAGGAAAGACTATGTGCAACCTCTTTCTAATCGAGTTCACGTTGTACGTGCAAACTTTAAGCATTTACCATCTCCTCCTTAATTTTAGAGTACTCATCAACGCTCATTAAATTCGAAGCTGCCCACATAACGACTTCGCTTTGAGCCGGATGTATGTGCATGCTCTCGGCTAAATCAAAAACGCTAAGGTTGTGCTCCATAGCCAGAACGACTTCTTGAATTAAAATCGACGCGTTCTTAGCTGCTATGTGGCAGCCGAGAATTTCTCCGTCTCTTTTGACAATCAGCTTAACGAATCCCTCTTCGTTCATCGCAATCCCCTTTCCCGTCTCCTCAAGCCTGAAAAACCCCACGAAAGCGTTGCCCTTTCCAAACTTTTCTAAAGCTTCTTCCTCCTTCAAGCCCACGCTTGCCACCTCCGGATACGTGAAAACCGCATGAGGAACGACCCTGTAATCAACTTTCATTTTCTTCCCGAGAATAGCGTTGTATATCACCACCTTAGCTTCGTAATTTGCCACATGCTTGAACATATGCTTACCTATTGCATCTCCCAGAGCATAAACGCCAGCCAAGGAGGTTTCAAGGTATTCGTTAACTTTTATCCACCCTCTTTCAGTCTCTATTCCCCCTCTCTCTGGCTTTAAAATGTCGGAATTGGGAGCTCTTCCAACTGCTACCAGAATTTCCTCAGCCTCGATTTCCTCGGTCTTACCATCCCTCTCGACTAATAGAACTTTTCTATCTCCTCTTTTCTCAACTTTAAAAACTCTACTCCTCGTACGAATTTCAGCAACTTCCCTCATCTTCCTCTCAACGAACTTAGAGACTTCAAGCTCCTCGTTGGGTAAAATTCTGTCTGCCATCTCCACTATCTTCACGTCACATCCAAGCTGAGCGAAGAAGTTGCCGTACTCCATAGCCACGTAACCCCCGCCAATTACTGCCAAGCTTTCCGGCATTTCTTCGAGCTTCAAGAGAGTGTCGCTCGTCAAATAACCAGCCTCTTCCAACCCTTCAATTTTCGGAATCAAAGGTTTCGAGCCAGCACCGATGATTATTCTTTTCGAAGAGATCACCTTATCTCCGACTTTCAGCTTGTAAGGCTCGACGAACTCAGCTACCTCTCTGAAGTAGTCTATGTTTGGCGAGTTTTTCAAGCCCTCTTCGATCATTTTGACGTCCTCGCCAATTATCCTCCTCATTCTCTCCATAATTTTTCTGAAATCGA is part of the Ferroglobus placidus DSM 10642 genome and encodes:
- the xth gene encoding exodeoxyribonuclease III, translating into MLKVCTYNVNSIRKRLHIVFPLMEKVDILCMQETKVEDRKFPEADFHLKGYHVVFSGGKARNGVAIASKFEPDEYFSGINGEKDRVIAARFGKLWVINVYAPQGQSIESEYYRYKLEFFKKLKEFLSEFVDFKGYYLLCGDMNVAPEDIDVHSPDKLRNHVCFHEDVKKAFKEIVQLGFVDVLRKHHPKERIYTFYDYRVRDAVKRGLGWRVDHILATEKLAEKSKDCYVLLEYRTTEKPSDHVPLVAEFEKV
- a CDS encoding dihydrolipoyl dehydrogenase, with the protein product MEEYDLIAIGTGSAMSVVEAFLALNPEAKVAVIDKDEPGGICLTRGCIPSKILLYSAEVAREVRRSKEFGINARIDGIDFRKIMERMRRIIGEDVKMIEEGLKNSPNIDYFREVAEFVEPYKLKVGDKVISSKRIIIGAGSKPLIPKIEGLEEAGYLTSDTLLKLEEMPESLAVIGGGYVAMEYGNFFAQLGCDVKIVEMADRILPNEELEVSKFVERKMREVAEIRTRSRVFKVEKRGDRKVLLVERDGKTEEIEAEEILVAVGRAPNSDILKPERGGIETERGWIKVNEYLETSLAGVYALGDAIGKHMFKHVANYEAKVVIYNAILGKKMKVDYRVVPHAVFTYPEVASVGLKEEEALEKFGKGNAFVGFFRLEETGKGIAMNEEGFVKLIVKRDGEILGCHIAAKNASILIQEVVLAMEHNLSVFDLAESMHIHPAQSEVVMWAASNLMSVDEYSKIKEEMVNA
- a CDS encoding serine protein kinase RIO, which produces MKDKKLRELDKYLDALRIKEKDSEERKIYEEVLDGRTLKTLYKLSAKGYIKALGGVISTGKEANVFYADGVVDGKEVPLAVKIYRIETSEFYKMDEYLFGDKRFDMRRVSRKELIFIWVEKEFRNLERAFEAGVNVPQPYAYMKNVLLMEFLGEDEKASPTLVEIGKSLIDLVDVEEFFWKIVENLKKLYRDAELVHADVSEYNIMLHKDEPYLIDMGQAVLVDHPYANSYLERDVKNLLRFFSKFNVKCSIEEILSEIRGE
- the eif1A gene encoding translation initiation factor eIF-1A — translated: MGEEEVIRVRLPDRSKGEMFAIVESMLGAGHVKVRCEDGKERLARIPGKLRKRIWIKEGDVVIVVPWPFQNDRADIIWRYTNPQVEWLEEHGYLKF
- a CDS encoding KH domain-containing protein → MQQEVEIRIPEDRVGVLIGKEGEIKKRIEEKTGCKIKINSKTGDVKIIRGEDAIGFLKAKSVVEAIAKGFNPEIAMKLLEDDFYVFESIDLSDLSQKELERVKGRVIGKEGKFRKIIEETLNVHVSVYDKYISIIGPFENVAAAREAINMLIEGAQHSTVQRFMEKKKREISMRSMEWY
- a CDS encoding tyrosine--tRNA ligase, with the protein product MDIQSRIELVKRNAEEIVTEEELKELLETKDKPRAYVGYEPSGEIHLGHMMTVNKLLDLQDAGFDVVVLLADVHAYLNEKGDFEEIRKIAEYNKAAFVALGLDESKTEFVLGSEFQLSRDYVLDVLKMARITTVNRARRSMDEVSRRKEDPMVSQMIYPLMQALDIAHLRIDLAVGGIDQRKIHMLARENLPRLGYRSPICLHTPILVGLDGEKMSSSKGNYISVRDSEEEVYRKIKKAFCPPKQIEGNPVIEIMKYHIFPRFEKVVVERDAKYGGDVEYSSFEELAKDYVEGNLHPLDLKNAAATYLNKILEKTRRKLKEMGW